From Virgibacillus ihumii, the proteins below share one genomic window:
- a CDS encoding SDR family oxidoreductase, which produces MNEMFNLDGKLAVIMGGTSTLGSSMAIGLAKSGADIILVGRNEEKAESILNDIREHNVKSHFVKVDVKKIESIRHAAEVIDKEHGGWDILINSAGVNSSTPFYEIQENEWNDIMDVNLKATMFTCQEFANNNRKRNRGGSIINISSVSSITPLTKVVTYSASKAAINNITEFMAQELAKDSIRVNAVIPGFFPAEQNRKILTDDRVKSIMNHTPMKRFGTPEELQGAVIWLASEKASGFVTGSFVTVDGGFGATKI; this is translated from the coding sequence ATGAACGAAATGTTTAATCTGGACGGTAAGTTGGCAGTGATTATGGGTGGGACGAGTACATTAGGATCCTCAATGGCCATTGGTTTAGCTAAGAGTGGTGCTGATATTATTCTTGTTGGTAGAAATGAAGAAAAGGCTGAGTCAATCCTAAATGATATAAGGGAACATAACGTAAAAAGTCATTTTGTTAAAGTTGATGTTAAAAAGATAGAATCAATCAGACATGCAGCAGAGGTAATAGATAAGGAACATGGAGGATGGGATATTTTAATTAATTCCGCCGGTGTAAATAGTTCCACCCCATTTTATGAAATTCAGGAAAATGAATGGAACGACATTATGGATGTGAATTTGAAAGCAACCATGTTTACTTGCCAGGAATTTGCAAATAATAACAGAAAAAGAAATCGTGGAGGAAGCATTATCAATATTTCTTCGGTGTCTTCCATAACACCGCTGACAAAAGTTGTAACTTATTCGGCATCCAAAGCAGCCATTAATAATATTACAGAATTTATGGCACAGGAATTGGCTAAAGATTCAATTAGAGTTAATGCTGTAATACCCGGCTTTTTTCCTGCTGAACAAAATCGAAAAATACTTACCGATGATCGTGTGAAATCTATTATGAATCATACACCTATGAAACGTTTTGGCACTCCCGAAGAATTGCAGGGTGCAGTTATTTGGCTTGCTTCTGAGAAGGCTTCCGGTTTTGTTACAGGGTCATTCGTTACAGTTGATGGAGGGTTCGGGGCAACGAAGATATAA
- a CDS encoding zinc-binding alcohol dehydrogenase family protein, whose product MKAIQVWEPHNLKVVDVEEPTITKHDEVKVRMKTMGICGSDMHILHGKNPFASYPRIIGHEVAGEVIEIGDSVSNVNPGDKVVVEPMTSCGKCYACQQNRPNVCDSVEVYGVHCEGGGREVMVMPEKLVHAVNPSLDWSEIALIEPFTIGAQAVYRGDVKRDDMVYIIGAGPIGLCCLKMALNKGAKVAISDFNKERLDFARTWGADITINPREEEPAKRINHWTSGMGANVVIDAVGTPKTFEQSVEVTSTAARVVLLGFHSEPSELSQVNITKKELTICGSRLQTYRFPKVVDLFNTMDFNVKELVSHEFTIDEVEKGFKLMEDMPSGVRKVIIKI is encoded by the coding sequence ATGAAAGCAATACAAGTTTGGGAACCACATAATTTGAAAGTAGTTGATGTAGAAGAGCCTACAATAACAAAACATGATGAGGTTAAAGTTCGAATGAAAACAATGGGAATATGTGGTTCTGACATGCATATTTTGCATGGAAAAAATCCTTTTGCTTCCTATCCTAGGATTATTGGTCATGAAGTTGCAGGTGAGGTAATTGAGATTGGTGATTCTGTTTCAAATGTTAATCCTGGAGATAAAGTAGTTGTTGAACCAATGACTTCATGCGGAAAATGCTATGCATGTCAACAAAATAGACCGAACGTATGTGATTCGGTCGAAGTGTATGGAGTTCATTGTGAAGGTGGAGGTCGTGAGGTAATGGTAATGCCGGAAAAACTGGTACATGCCGTGAATCCCTCACTAGACTGGTCAGAAATTGCACTAATAGAACCTTTTACTATTGGTGCGCAAGCGGTATATCGTGGCGATGTTAAAAGAGATGACATGGTGTATATTATTGGAGCTGGTCCAATAGGTTTATGCTGCTTAAAAATGGCTCTTAATAAAGGGGCAAAGGTAGCGATTTCTGATTTCAATAAAGAAAGACTGGACTTTGCGCGTACATGGGGGGCAGACATTACCATTAATCCTCGGGAAGAAGAACCAGCTAAAAGAATAAATCACTGGACTAGTGGTATGGGTGCCAATGTCGTGATTGATGCCGTTGGTACTCCAAAAACCTTTGAGCAATCCGTGGAAGTTACCTCAACTGCAGCAAGAGTTGTTCTGCTTGGATTTCACTCGGAACCTTCAGAACTTTCACAAGTAAATATTACCAAAAAGGAATTAACAATATGTGGGTCAAGGTTGCAGACATACCGTTTTCCTAAAGTAGTTGATCTATTCAACACAATGGATTTTAATGTGAAAGAATTAGTTAGTCATGAATTTACAATTGATGAGGTTGAAAAAGGGTTTAAATTAATGGAAGATATGCCATCTGGAGTTCGAAAGGTTATCATCAAGATATAG
- a CDS encoding TRAP transporter large permease, whose translation MMTTILFISFLVMIFLGVPIAFSLGLSSFIYLLTSDISLSVIPQKMFGGINSFTLLCIPGFILAGNLMNAAGITKRIIDFTNNVIGHIRGGLGLANVGASMGFAGISGTALADTASLGSVLIPAMKKEGYSAPFSVAVTSSSSTIGPIIPPSLPMIILGTLATISIGDLFIAGVIPGVLLGVGLMIVTYIISVKRQYPRGERQSFGVIFKSFWGAIWALVMIVVILYGILGGLFTPTEASIVAVVYAMIVGLFIYRDLKFGHIPKIILDSVIEAAHIMILVGFANLFAWILISEQIPQLIADLILTISENPIIVILLINLLLLFVGMFMETIAAIVILFPVLLPVAMQIGMEPIHFGVMMVLNLMIGLSTPPLGVCLFVASSIGKVSIGRASVALLPFIGVMLLVLLLVAFIPQITLFLPNLFG comes from the coding sequence ATGATGACAACGATTTTGTTTATATCATTTTTAGTTATGATATTCCTTGGAGTTCCGATTGCGTTTAGTCTAGGGCTATCGTCTTTCATATATCTTTTAACATCGGATATATCATTATCTGTAATACCTCAGAAAATGTTTGGAGGTATAAACTCATTTACATTATTGTGTATTCCCGGTTTTATTTTAGCAGGTAACCTAATGAATGCTGCTGGAATAACGAAGAGAATAATTGATTTTACTAATAATGTAATTGGGCATATTCGGGGTGGACTAGGACTGGCGAATGTTGGTGCATCTATGGGGTTTGCCGGTATTTCAGGTACCGCGCTTGCAGATACGGCGAGTCTTGGGTCTGTTCTAATACCAGCTATGAAGAAAGAAGGATACAGTGCGCCATTTTCTGTAGCGGTTACATCATCCTCTTCCACGATAGGACCAATCATTCCTCCGTCGTTACCAATGATCATTTTAGGTACTTTAGCTACCATTTCTATTGGTGATTTGTTTATTGCTGGTGTTATTCCCGGGGTTTTACTTGGTGTTGGATTAATGATTGTAACATATATTATATCAGTTAAAAGGCAATATCCTCGTGGAGAAAGGCAAAGTTTCGGTGTCATATTTAAATCCTTTTGGGGAGCGATTTGGGCCCTAGTTATGATTGTAGTTATTTTATACGGAATACTAGGGGGGCTATTTACTCCAACAGAGGCATCTATTGTTGCAGTTGTATATGCGATGATTGTGGGTTTGTTTATTTACAGAGATTTAAAATTTGGTCACATTCCAAAAATAATTTTAGATTCCGTTATTGAGGCTGCTCACATTATGATTTTGGTCGGATTTGCAAATTTATTCGCCTGGATTTTAATCAGTGAGCAAATTCCTCAATTAATTGCTGATTTGATTCTAACAATATCTGAAAATCCTATTATTGTCATCCTCTTAATAAACCTACTTTTGCTTTTTGTAGGTATGTTTATGGAAACAATTGCTGCTATTGTTATATTATTTCCGGTACTTTTACCCGTTGCAATGCAAATTGGAATGGAACCTATTCATTTTGGGGTTATGATGGTACTAAATTTGATGATTGGTTTGTCAACGCCTCCTTTGGGAGTCTGTTTATTTGTAGCATCGAGTATTGGAAAAGTTTCTATCGGACGTGCTTCAGTAGCTTTATTACCATTCATTGGGGTGATGTTACTCGTTTTACTTTTAGTAGCATTTATTCCTCAAATAACATTATTCTTACCAAATCTATTTGGTTAA